One segment of Triticum aestivum cultivar Chinese Spring chromosome 2A, IWGSC CS RefSeq v2.1, whole genome shotgun sequence DNA contains the following:
- the LOC123184264 gene encoding tyrosine N-monooxygenase-like encodes MTLGTLLIMVTLLVYFVLKNKRVLLSQQQPGRRGRLPPGPATLPIIGNMHQLILNKPAVFRWIHGLLKEMNTDIMCLRLGATHVIVVACPQIACEVLRKKDDVFASRPTTFASGLFSFGYMGSIFSPHGEQWKKMRRVLTVEILASSMELKLHHLREEEYSHLNKTLCSDMACPSNIVNIRHVTQHFVGNMIRRLVFGKRYFSDLPASSTSGPGHDEVAHVAALFTALNHLYSFCVSDYFPALVGLDLDGQEKVSKDAMQTINRLHDPIIEERILERSSSLDKGGEKKQARDILDVLVHLKDVEGQPLLSLQEIRAQTAEMMFAAVDNPSNAVEWALAEMMNKPEIMQKATEELDTVVGKDRLVQESDIPRLNYLKSCIREAFRMHPYHALNVPHVAMADTTIAGYTIPKDSHILLSRLGLGHNPKIWTEPLEFRPERHLNTANVLLTDPGLRFISFSSGRRGCPGISLGTSMTMMLFARMLQGFTWTKLSGVKSISLREGNVGLALAEPLVLQAKPRLAAHLYI; translated from the exons ATGACTCTTGGTACTCTTCTTATCATGGTGACTTTGCTGGTGTATTTTGTCTTGAAGAATAAAAGAGTGCTATTGTCCCAGCAGCAACCTGGGCGACGAGGCAGGCTGCCCCCGGGGCCTGCCACGCTGCCCATCATCGGTAACATGCACCAGCTGATTCTTAACAAGCCAGCGGTATTCCGGTGGATCCATGGCCTGCTGAAGGAGATGAACACAGACATCATGTGCCTCCGTCTTGGGGCTACTCATGTCATTGTTGTGGCATGCCCACAAATAGCCTGTGAGGTACTGCGAAAAAAAGACGATGTTTTCGCCTCCCGTCCCACCACCTTCGCCTCAGGCTTGTTCAGCTTCGGGTACATGGGCTCCATCTTCTCACCACACGGAGAGCAGTGGAAGAAGATGAGGCGCGTCCTCACCGTTGAGATCCTTGCCTCGTCCATGGAGCTAAAGCTCCACCACCTCCGGGAAGAGGAGTACAGCCACCTTAATAAAACTCTTTGCAGCGACATGGCATGTCCAAGCAACATTGTCAACATCCGTCATGTAACACAACACTTCGTTGGTAACATGATAAGAAGGCTTGTGTTCGGTAAGAGATACTTCAGTGACCTACCAGCTTCATCCACTAGTGGGCCTGGACATGATGAGGTGGCACATGTTGCCGCTCTCTTCACGGCCCTCAACCATCTCTATAGCTTCTGTGTGTCCGACTACTTCCCGGCCCTCGTAGGCCTCGACCTGGATGGCCAGGAAAAGGTTTCCAAGGATGCCATGCAAACAATCAACCGGTTGCATGATCCCATTATAGAAGAGCGGATCCTCGAAAGGTCATCAAGTCTTGACAAAGGTGGTGAAAAGAAACAGGCGAGAGACATTTTGGACGTCCTGGTTCATCTTAAAGATGTAGAGGGACAACCATTGCTGTCCCTACAAGAAATTAGAGCACAAACAGC GGAAATGATGTTTGCAGCAGTCGATAACCCATCTAATGCGGTTGAGTGGGCACTTGCTGAGATGATGAACAAACCAGAGATCATGCAAAAAGCAACTGAGGAACTCGATACTGTTGTCGGTAAAGATAGACTAGTCCAAGAGTCTGACATTCCACGGCTAAACTATCTCAAATCATGCATCCGGGAGGCCTTCCGCATGCATCCATACCATGCTCTTAACGTACCCCATGTCGCCATGGCGGACACAACTATTGCTGGCTACACCATACCCAAGGATAGTCACATACTTCTAAGCCGGCTTGGACTTGGCCACAATCCCAAGATCTGGACTGAACCACTAGAGTTTAGGCCCGAGAGGCATTTGAACACCGCGAATGTACTTCTCACCGATCCAGGCCTACGTTTCATTTCATTTAGTAGTGGGAGGAGGGGTTGCCCTGGGATTTCACTTGGTACCTCTATGACAATGATGTTGTTCGCAAGGATGCTGCAGGGATTCACTTGGACAAAGCTTTCCGGCGTTAAGAGTATCAGTCTCCGAGAAGGCAATGTGGGCCTTGCACTAGCTGAACCCCTTGTTCTGCAAGCTAAACCACGGTTGGCCGCACATCTCTATATATGA